From Musa acuminata AAA Group cultivar baxijiao chromosome BXJ3-8, Cavendish_Baxijiao_AAA, whole genome shotgun sequence, one genomic window encodes:
- the LOC103993511 gene encoding KH domain-containing protein At1g09660/At1g09670 codes for MDERIPPPAYFQYSPSGVHSSPSPHHSMRSPATSDRERYLAELFAERQKLGPFLQVLPFCYRLLNHEIVRASGLAPNQTFVEHERIEPFSPLRLTGHPPIGGPMDLEGRSGMHTEENEYFQRIGVLQSSTSGWNGTPGVTTSPVVKKVIRLDVPVDKYPNYNFVGRLLGPRGNSLKRVEASTQCRVYIRGQGSVKDSIKEEKLRDKPGYEHLNEPLHVLVEAEFTADIIDARINQAVAILEDLLKPVEESVDYYKKQQLRELAILNGSLREESPHMSPSASPFNSTSMKRAKTGR; via the exons ATGGACGAAAGAATCCCACCTCCTGCTTACTTCCAGTACTCCCCTTCCGGTGTCCACTCATCTCCTTCCCCTCACCACTCCATGAGGTCTCCGGCCACCTCCGACAGGGAAAG GTATTTAGCTGAACTTTTCGCTGAGAGGCAGAAACTGGGGCCATTTCTGCAAGTGTTGCCATTTTGTTACAGGCTTCTAAACCATG AAATTGTGCGGGCTTCTGGTCTTGCACCTAACCAAACCTTTGTTGAGCATGAGAGAATTGAGCCTTTCTCTCCATTAAGGTTAACTGGGCACCCACCTATTGGTGGACCCATGGATCTGGAGGGGCGATCAGGGATGCACACAGAG GAAAATGAATACTTTCAAAGGATTGGGGTCCTTCAATCATCAACTTCCGGGTGGAACGGAACTCCTGGAGTGACTACGAGCCCTGTTGTGAAGAAAGTCATCAGACTAGATGTTCCTGTCGACAAGTATCCTAAC TACAACTTTGTTGGCCGTCTATTGGGACCACGAGGGAACTCCTTGAAAAGAGTTGAAGCTTCAACTCAATGTAGAGTTTATATACGTGGCCAGGGTTCAGTGAAAGATTCTATAAAG GAAGAAAAACTTAGAGATAAACCTGGATATGAACACCTTAACGAGCCACTGCATGTACTCGTTGAGGCAGAGTTTACAGCAGACATAATTGATGCTCGTATAAATCAAGCTGTTGCCATATTAGAAGATCTTCTGAAGCCCGTG GAGGAATCTGTGGATTACTACAAGAAGCAACAACTGAGGGAATTAGCTATACTGAATGGCAGCTTGAGAGAAGAGAGCCCTCATATGAGTCCCAGTGCATCCCCGTTCAACAGCACCAGCATGAAACGAGCAAAAACAGGGCGTTGA